A region from the Geobacter benzoatilyticus genome encodes:
- a CDS encoding CxxxxCH/CxxCH domain c-type cytochrome, translated as MLIPAGSVEGALDCNGCHGSLSPADYRPVDAAYRNISSGALRGNHRTHLDPSAGPASCAQCHPGSASYTSSHRNGSIRISSTINNSILSTAFRNHTSSPQSAIPVPGSCTNTNCHFEAETPAWGSTPLAAPAGCSSCHGAPPADGNHPAVSGPGKKHGDSLGTGTGSCAACHADHAAEANPFAHATSAGNRPLVLGFTKAPNSGGTYSGNVSYPAFMPSQSPPRNGTCTNLYCHDNPSGGVPLTEARWGDSGTMKCYSCHRGSSSDTTQANCISVGGIWDAGKLLCSPFLDMSSSGHHRLVGAQWIRKYPCYYCHADTADTAGGISDPSRHVNGAKDVKMAAKWNIVGRPEATYDPATKVCDNVYCHSDGTTDPEDVRPCAWDEPKAECNSCHGHPTGSCSNAGCHDGRIDADGKLWPLKTGWPVGNEWMGSMPMFPSEGAGTARANSHGRHAQTNFTCDQCHAGTVVNGSCTSCHADGIPEGGMGEVAHINAAYHVNKSKDVVFKDGGSYNVVSKVCSNTACHTSGADPVWGASVNSSVTCLSCHGTSSDDQDDYNAFNGTQARISLTEWTSRGHGRYSSAGRYPISRNPAANFPGNPCWYCHDNNVLHQDANNPYRLRMHYQYERRFEKECVYCHMERTDAECIACHVGQDDSLAPQASAAGVVFKMPDGSLETRFPTHTATTTCISAGCHDSDEGTFPDGTHKGHNVDAGIWTAEQKADVKNQYMMMGVCLQCHDDDSGGQCTSCHLPPADNPNKYALGFDPGTGYIKPKQARASAGHFGYKHYRAFLNTGGWTKDVDGNYLGVWKGGKFCWDCHDPHGDSNIYMVQKKIATTTDGKYGEPRTSAYVSFIDTQSGSNYARKAAPFDGICNVCHSPDSKHFTSTSGDGHNLSRRCTECHEHRFADSHADGMSCNSCHVSSKPIPKHTAFGLPRDCTKCHLGTVGKRMDVIGQMKSNSHHVQRTSGEIKNTDCYECHWESTPEGLIDITYHTGYNYKTYSSVKNDVVDLVVWGRNVRPVVYREYSTADGRATAAKFLAINMNTPQERAEVSKVSTHCISCHSDQNNDSVPFNDCKTPRQYAWDGQSVAARYSQTGTTAWGKVNSTTYANANKKDKVAKAFSAHGNAAANKGGFDAATGLDGTIPDRGGSVNVQCFDCHNSHGSKVVGVTSSYVTYNGTFNGANLKETKQNIGGYLYDYKASSNASGVNPYAAGAGQCFDCHNSAAIGTVVPTGKTPWGYNSTFGVNSPVMGYRDTSRFGAGTKAFITKNNATGWLDAKKTIVGGHMKASVPTGTLSALAKTEGTASDGSATTLVDAGKAWTANQWRNLYVLMTSGANSGQLSKITANDATSVTVEGFAAPVVAGDGYRVVPYSAQVNGLCTPCHDPHGVSPVLGSKQAYAVPLLKGTWMTSPYKEDLPEKTKTGQMLAQSSLPWRTDRNTFNNAKISEDDSTFAGLCINCHAKATLTDGTNKNTAFKTVDRIHESVKGWGNNAEHAFTCSKCHQPHNSGLPRLMQTDCLAFKHRGFQATGGRVDVNYGGYTRPWRYGRAPWGYNNMPAQYSTAICHGAPTGNGSAGWPNNQIWNNVTSW; from the coding sequence ATGTTGATTCCGGCAGGATCTGTCGAGGGGGCGCTGGATTGCAACGGCTGCCACGGCTCCCTCAGCCCGGCGGATTACCGGCCCGTAGACGCTGCCTACCGTAACATAAGCTCCGGAGCTCTCCGGGGGAATCACCGCACGCACCTCGACCCGTCGGCCGGCCCCGCAAGCTGCGCCCAGTGCCATCCGGGCAGCGCATCGTACACTTCAAGCCACCGCAACGGCAGCATCCGTATCTCCAGCACCATAAATAACTCCATCCTTTCTACCGCGTTCCGCAATCATACGTCGTCACCACAAAGCGCAATCCCGGTTCCGGGAAGCTGCACGAACACAAATTGTCACTTCGAGGCCGAAACCCCGGCCTGGGGGTCCACGCCCCTTGCCGCTCCTGCGGGCTGTTCAAGCTGCCACGGTGCCCCACCGGCAGACGGAAACCACCCGGCTGTCTCCGGTCCCGGCAAAAAGCATGGTGATTCTCTCGGGACCGGGACGGGGAGTTGTGCCGCCTGCCATGCGGACCATGCCGCTGAAGCGAACCCGTTTGCCCATGCCACGAGCGCCGGTAACCGTCCGCTTGTCCTGGGGTTCACCAAGGCGCCCAACAGCGGCGGCACTTACAGCGGGAACGTTAGCTATCCTGCATTTATGCCGAGTCAGAGCCCTCCCCGCAATGGGACCTGCACAAACCTTTACTGCCACGACAACCCGTCGGGAGGCGTGCCGCTCACCGAGGCACGCTGGGGCGACAGCGGTACCATGAAGTGCTACTCCTGCCACAGGGGAAGTTCCAGCGACACCACCCAGGCGAACTGCATCAGTGTAGGCGGAATCTGGGATGCCGGGAAGCTGCTCTGCTCGCCGTTCCTGGATATGTCTTCCAGCGGCCACCACCGCCTGGTGGGGGCCCAATGGATCCGGAAGTACCCCTGCTATTACTGCCACGCCGACACTGCTGACACGGCGGGCGGCATCAGTGATCCCTCCAGGCACGTCAACGGGGCGAAGGATGTAAAAATGGCGGCCAAATGGAATATTGTGGGGCGTCCGGAAGCGACCTACGATCCCGCCACAAAAGTCTGCGACAACGTCTACTGCCACAGCGACGGCACCACCGATCCCGAGGATGTGCGCCCCTGCGCCTGGGATGAGCCGAAGGCCGAGTGCAATTCGTGCCATGGGCACCCCACCGGCAGCTGCTCCAATGCCGGCTGCCACGACGGCAGAATAGATGCGGACGGCAAACTCTGGCCCCTGAAGACCGGCTGGCCCGTGGGGAACGAATGGATGGGGTCCATGCCGATGTTCCCCAGCGAGGGGGCCGGCACGGCCCGCGCCAACTCCCATGGCCGCCATGCCCAGACCAATTTTACCTGCGATCAGTGCCACGCAGGCACCGTCGTCAACGGCTCCTGCACATCATGCCATGCTGACGGCATCCCCGAGGGTGGGATGGGGGAGGTGGCCCACATCAATGCCGCTTACCATGTGAATAAATCCAAGGATGTTGTTTTCAAGGACGGCGGTTCCTATAACGTGGTCAGCAAGGTCTGCTCGAACACCGCGTGCCACACGAGCGGCGCCGACCCGGTCTGGGGTGCTTCCGTTAACAGTTCCGTCACCTGCCTGAGTTGCCATGGCACTTCCAGTGACGACCAGGACGACTACAACGCCTTCAACGGCACCCAGGCGCGCATCAGCCTCACCGAATGGACTTCCAGGGGGCATGGCCGGTATTCCTCTGCCGGACGTTATCCCATTTCCCGGAACCCGGCCGCCAACTTCCCCGGCAACCCCTGCTGGTACTGCCACGACAACAATGTCCTGCACCAGGACGCGAACAATCCCTATCGGCTCCGGATGCACTACCAGTACGAGCGCCGCTTCGAGAAGGAATGCGTCTACTGCCACATGGAGCGCACCGACGCCGAGTGCATCGCCTGCCATGTGGGGCAGGACGACTCCCTGGCGCCCCAGGCCTCGGCAGCCGGCGTCGTATTCAAGATGCCCGATGGGTCGCTGGAAACCAGGTTCCCGACCCACACCGCAACCACCACCTGCATCTCGGCCGGATGCCATGACTCCGACGAGGGGACTTTCCCCGACGGCACCCACAAGGGGCACAACGTCGACGCGGGTATCTGGACCGCCGAGCAGAAGGCCGACGTCAAGAACCAGTACATGATGATGGGAGTCTGCCTCCAGTGCCATGACGACGACAGCGGCGGCCAGTGTACGAGCTGCCACCTCCCCCCGGCGGACAATCCCAACAAGTACGCCTTGGGCTTCGACCCCGGCACCGGCTACATCAAGCCGAAGCAGGCCCGGGCCTCGGCGGGTCACTTCGGCTACAAGCACTACCGCGCTTTCCTTAACACCGGAGGGTGGACAAAGGATGTCGACGGCAACTACCTGGGAGTCTGGAAGGGGGGCAAGTTCTGCTGGGACTGCCATGACCCCCACGGTGATTCCAACATCTACATGGTGCAGAAGAAAATCGCCACCACCACCGACGGGAAGTACGGCGAGCCGCGGACCAGCGCATACGTCTCTTTCATAGATACGCAGAGCGGCAGCAACTATGCGCGCAAGGCCGCCCCCTTCGACGGCATCTGCAACGTCTGCCATTCACCCGACAGCAAGCACTTCACCAGCACCTCCGGTGACGGCCACAACCTGAGCCGCCGCTGTACGGAGTGCCACGAGCACCGTTTTGCCGACAGCCACGCCGACGGCATGAGCTGCAACTCCTGTCACGTAAGCAGCAAGCCAATACCGAAACACACCGCCTTCGGGCTCCCCCGGGACTGCACCAAATGCCATCTGGGCACCGTGGGCAAGCGGATGGACGTCATCGGGCAGATGAAGTCGAACTCCCACCATGTGCAGCGGACGAGCGGCGAGATTAAAAATACCGACTGCTACGAGTGCCATTGGGAATCTACGCCCGAGGGGCTCATAGATATCACCTACCACACCGGCTACAACTACAAGACCTATTCGTCGGTCAAGAACGATGTGGTCGATCTGGTGGTCTGGGGCCGGAATGTAAGGCCGGTTGTCTACCGCGAGTACTCCACCGCCGACGGCAGGGCCACCGCTGCGAAGTTCCTGGCCATAAACATGAATACCCCCCAGGAGCGGGCCGAGGTTTCCAAGGTTTCGACCCACTGCATTTCCTGCCACAGCGACCAGAACAACGACAGCGTACCGTTCAACGACTGCAAGACCCCGCGCCAGTATGCCTGGGACGGTCAGAGCGTCGCGGCCCGCTACTCCCAGACCGGCACGACTGCCTGGGGCAAGGTGAACTCCACCACGTACGCCAATGCCAACAAGAAGGACAAGGTCGCCAAGGCCTTCTCGGCCCACGGCAACGCCGCCGCCAACAAGGGGGGCTTCGATGCCGCCACCGGCCTGGACGGTACCATCCCCGACCGGGGTGGGAGCGTCAACGTCCAGTGCTTCGACTGCCATAACTCCCACGGCTCCAAGGTGGTGGGGGTGACTTCCAGCTACGTGACGTACAACGGCACCTTTAACGGCGCCAACCTCAAGGAGACCAAGCAGAACATCGGCGGATACCTCTACGATTACAAGGCGTCGTCCAATGCGTCCGGCGTGAACCCATACGCCGCAGGCGCCGGCCAGTGCTTCGACTGCCACAACTCCGCCGCCATCGGCACCGTGGTTCCCACCGGCAAGACCCCATGGGGATACAATTCCACATTCGGGGTAAATTCGCCGGTCATGGGGTACCGGGACACTTCGCGCTTTGGTGCCGGGACCAAGGCGTTCATCACCAAAAATAACGCCACCGGCTGGCTTGACGCCAAAAAGACGATAGTCGGCGGCCACATGAAGGCCTCGGTTCCCACCGGTACCCTGTCTGCTCTGGCCAAGACCGAGGGGACCGCCAGCGATGGTTCGGCAACGACCCTTGTGGATGCCGGCAAGGCCTGGACCGCCAACCAGTGGCGGAACCTCTACGTGCTGATGACCTCCGGCGCCAACAGCGGCCAGCTCAGCAAGATTACGGCAAACGATGCAACCTCCGTTACGGTGGAGGGCTTTGCCGCGCCGGTTGTTGCCGGTGACGGCTACCGGGTCGTTCCCTACTCGGCCCAGGTGAACGGACTCTGCACCCCCTGCCACGATCCCCACGGCGTCAGCCCCGTGCTCGGCAGCAAGCAGGCCTATGCCGTTCCGCTCCTCAAGGGGACCTGGATGACATCCCCCTACAAGGAGGATCTGCCTGAAAAGACCAAGACCGGCCAAATGCTTGCCCAGTCATCGCTGCCGTGGCGTACCGACCGTAATACCTTTAACAACGCCAAAATCAGCGAGGACGACAGTACGTTTGCCGGCCTCTGCATCAACTGCCACGCCAAGGCGACGCTTACGGACGGTACCAACAAGAACACCGCCTTCAAGACCGTCGATCGTATTCATGAATCGGTCAAAGGGTGGGGCAACAACGCTGAGCACGCCTTCACCTGCTCCAAGTGTCACCAGCCCCACAACTCGGGACTGCCGCGGCTGATGCAGACCGACTGCCTGGCCTTTAAGCATCGTGGTTTCCAGGCGACCGGCGGCAGGGTCGATGTGAATTACGGCGGGTACACCCGGCCGTGGCGTTACGGCCGCGCTCCGTGGGGTTACAACAACATGCCGGCCCAGTACAGCACCGCAATCTGCCACGGCGCACCAACCGGCAACGGCTCGGCAGGATGGCCCAACAATCAGATCTGGAACAATGTGACGTCATGGTAA